cGTATAAActaagggggaaaaaatgggcaCGACGAGAGAGTCGCGTATATACACGCCCGAGAAATTTCCACACACTTGGGCCAAAACTATCAAGGATGTGAAAGGAGACCTTGtcggttttctattttttcaaaataaaattggtaCGTACTACATGATATACACAGCAAAAAGTTAACGGCCGCATTGACGTCACACAGCCTCAATGCGGCCGCTATCGTTTTCTAATTTTCGCTAACAACGTTAAGGATTTTTCCCATCAGGTTTGGTTCAAGTGCACATTCGGATTATCCTAGAAGCGAAAATAGACGAAATGTAAATTCACCAGCAAGCCAGTTAACGGCTAGATCCTGTCTGCTGGAGAGGTCAATGCCGTTTACTTCCTATAAGGATATGTAGACCGGATCTCAACTCTCCTTTTGAGAGTCCCGCGCTACTCACGGCCGCCCATGCGCGACCGTGTTTCGATGAATGGCGGCCATGGTGGCGGCGTATacacctttctctctctctggcacAAAAGAATGATAACCAGAACAGGATCCGGTTGTACACTAGCTGGTTTATTCCCATTGAGATTTCGGATATCTTTAGGTCAATGGCAATGCCGTTCGAATAATTCGAATGAGTCAAACTGCTAGTCAAATTTTGAGGTTTTTCAGAGTTCGGAGGCCAATTGTGTGTAGAGAGCAGACGAATTAATAATCCAAGGACCTTTCAACTCAGCCAAACTATAAGGAAACTAGACGTTATATAGAGAAAGagttttaacttttgtttcgCTAGTATAGACTGATGTTCAAGGTTTACGATGAGCCATTTCTTAAACGTTGGTTCATTTTGTTTACCCGAAAACGGCCATCCGTCTTCAAGGTGACACTTAAAAGGGTCTAGCTCCATTGACCGAGCTGTGATTGATAGACACCCCGAATAtctcggaagaagaagaaaaaggtcgtaaacaaattttctcaGGTGAACCTGATGAAGGACAAAGTTAGCCCCTATTGGCCTATTGGTCGAAAAGGCCCGTCTTGTATTGTCCAAGGTCGAgacctctctcttttttggccTTTCTTTTACATTAAACATGTCCaaaattgtataaataaatatctacTTACATTTAAAGAAGATGGTTATCCGGTGAGATAACGGGCGCACAAGCTATGTACGTATAAAACCCGATAGCAACTCGAAAGGATCAAATGATATCGTGGGTCGGTGATGAAAGTCGAGATCCCCAGTATATAAAAGAACTTTGTAACATATTCCAAAAAATGAACTCCTTGGTGAAATATATATGCTTACACGCGTATCCCATTCACATACCCCTTCCGGATCCAGCTgattctacattttttctcctGGTTATAATATTCTTTGAACTCCATCACGAAAGATATTGCACACGTAGCAGCACACGCACCTTTGAACCTGCCAACTGATATTCTGCTGCAGACGACTTCCGCCATTTTTTCTCGGCCGTGACATTATTTCATTGGGCggatgagagaaacaaaataaaaatgagaaacatgGCAAACAACCtttgaatatatatatttattatataattcTCATTgggtttcaatttgttttttagctAGGCTAAATATGctacaaaaaaagggggggggggggaaatgtgGAAAACTATGCAAAATTATCGACACAAAATTGGAGGGGGCATCTGCATGTGCGCTAGAAATGTTGAAGCCATGAAATTGCGCAACAGCAccaaatcagaaaaaattttggtaagatataataataatatatatataattattttcagcAGTGCtataagtgaaataaaaacaattgtgGACACAAGGCAAAAAtttcgtcgtttttctttcttccggtTGTTTTTCTCCCCAAATCTTGAATGATTCTCCCTATATACTCGACACATGATAAATCTGGCCTATGACGTGATCCATAGACACGCGTGAGCAAATCAAAATGACGTGGTGCGTCACCTTTTAttttcggagaaaaaaaaggaccgaaAGGTGCGCTAACAcaacagaaatttaaaaaaaaacaacatacagcatataattttaaaataattgaaaatttaaaaaaaaaaaattaattttttaatttttatcatcgaattttggaaaaattggcggagaatttaaaaaaaaaatttctacatttttaagaattgtttttccaTGGATATATTTCCCCTCCGCCGGatgaattggaaaagaaagaaaaagaatcgcttcacacacacactcacaagAATCACATTCATTCAatctttacacacacacacacgctatTCTCTTGCGGAACATTACTCGAAATTCGGAATCGCGTCgcaaattaaaccaaaaaccaaatatattaaaaaatacacccaaacaaaaaaaagaaaaaaaaaaattgttaaactCACGCGTACACACTCTACTTTGGTTAATTTCTctcgaatttttgtttttttaaattcccttatttttttgtaatattgaaaaaaaaaaaattatggataAAGAGTAAAGACAGGAGGGGGGTAAGCGGAAATAATCGtgtacattttttaatgaattaatgaataataaatgtttgagacagatgttgttgttgtggggtAACGCGAATTATGGAAACGCCGTCAAATAAGAAAGGCAGctactgttgttgttattattacgtggttgttgttgccaagAATTCAATCGGCACTTCCGATTTCGACGTGGTAGCGGTGGGTGAGATAATTGGCGGCGTCGGCCATGTGTTCCAAACACTGATGAAGGCCGAGCAAGTGCCGGCGGAATTGATCGGCCATCCGTTCAACGCACTCTTCACCATCCGGCTCGCGTTCAACGCCGGAATCTTCCGTGCTGCTCTCGTGATCCATCAGTCCCGACTCGGAGTCGCTGTCGCTGTAACTGGCCCCCGTTccggatgaagatgaagaagatgatgatgaagaagaagatgaagatgatgaggaTGAAGATGACGTCGTTGATGAAGAGGAGGCCATCGAAGTCATGGAATTGACAGACGGTCGTCGAACCATGCTGCTAGATCTctgactgttgttgttgctgctgctgctattttGGTTGTTGGCGCTGCTGTTGTCGGTGCAAGTGCGATTGCCCCAAATCAATTCGTTTTTCAATGAATTGAGCATCGTGTAAAGACTGTGCAAATCGGCCGATTGCATATCGCGAATCATGGCTCGTGAACGACGTGGCACGCGAGTGTCCAGTTCGGGATCGCTGCCCACCGGGACGTCCATCAGCTTGCACGGCACCATCACCGTTTCGTCCATATTGGCCACGGCCCTCGAAAACTTTTCCATGGCGAACACGACGCTCTGCTGGGAAAATTCGCTCGAGGTGTTGTCAAAAGACATGGTCTTCCTCAACGTCGAGTTCctgtttaaaataaatttaaaataattaattttaaattaaatgaaaaacacaaattaataaataatcaacaCACCGATTCTCATGAATGTCataatcaaatttcattttttatctaAATTTACACCTTTGGGATAACAATCGAAATAGTCCCAAGTTGTAACCGTGTGGGTGTGCAGCCAACGACTGAGCAACTTGGCACTGATTTGCCCAGACTTATCCACCACTCACAATTGGACACAGTAACCCGAGATATTTCCCATAACCGGTccaaacttcttctttttcgtcgcTCTCAAAAATAGTCTCTCAATTGTGTTGTACCATCGGTCCAACACGTGGGATCGAAGGATTCCATTTCAAGGATAGGCACGTGGACACtaaacgggaaaaaagaacTACAACTAGAACACACacgaaataaaagttttatcACTATGGCAATGACTCTTTGGGCCATAGCAACCGTCATCGGTTGTGGACCCCCAGGTGTTGGCTCGTCGCCCGTTGCTACGCGGTTTCAATTTTTCGCAATCTTATACGATGATCCCGTATgtgtcaaattaaaaaaaacaacatcaaaacTTGTTTTCACTGGGCACTGCCCTTTGATTCTATCCATATGTAAACGTTAACCACAACACTAGACGGGAGAAGATAACAGTGTTGACAAAATCATGGACCTGTCAAATTTTCAGGCATCACCTGGTCTGGTCTCCTAATAATCTACAGTTACACAAATCAAACGGgaaatggaataaaatttttacctGAAATCGTTCATAAACCTGCCGACATTTTCCTTTGGCGTAATAATAACTACGACTGAACTGAGACCACCACCCCGCTACACACGGTGTGTGTATGTGCATCGATCCAAAGGATCACGCCACTTTCAGTTCTCTATTCTCATTGgtccgacacacacacacacatcagccGGTGTGTGACGCACAGCGTTGCCAGTCACACCCAAAATGGCTTCTTTCGTCATagagactcttcttcttccttcctctctCCCGTCTTTTATTCAGGTGAAAGCTTTACAAAACATTACCCAGACAACTAAAAAAGATATCGCCGAATAAGATTAAGCCTTCCTGTTGACTCAACGTCAGATAAGTTTCAAGTGATAAAGCAGAAAAAAGTACTATTGCActcgactgtgtgtgtgtgctactCATCGTTACAATAAACAGGTGTTTTTCgaaaagaataggaaaatGGTGGCGTCACGTGACTGGCCTCGATTTCTTCTAGCCgagtctctctttttctctctctctctctctcacaatTGGAAAGTAGGACCGAATAACTTGAGTGgacctgtttctttttttttttccacccgtCGTTTCTACGTACTTCACTTTGCTGCTGCTAATTGACAGTAGGATAGATTAATATTATGTAGGTGGGTGAACTTACGTTAAAGGGGAATCGCGATGGTACGAATGCCGCGACATCTTTGAGCTCAAATTGCAAacgttttcaatcaaaatgaatgaaaataacaaaaatccAGAGTCACACACTAAATGGTCCACTGCGGAATATAAAGAGTCAAGtccgtttttgtttgaacGAAAATGGTCGCCACAAAATAATAAACGcactttttgaatttagaaaaacacCTGCattggaaataataatcaactttttcttttgcttttaaaaattcgatCACAGAGTCAACAGCTCTGTCCGAGTAGGGCCACTCGAATGAGAAGAGTTTGGCTAGGTAACGGTGATTTTCCCTTCTTGTctatcgctgctgctgctgctgtagtcTCCCATCGGCGCGTGAAAGTTTCCTCCCACCTGGAAATTTTGGCGGTGGCGCTGCTGGCGCATTTACCTGTGACTGCCAAGCCCCTCTCACAGTCCGTTTTCCCTTCTTCGACGATTTCCAAAAACAGATTCTTCCCtttcccaaaaataaaagaagacaaatcttttcgattttttctttaagggTAAAAAGGCCTTCAAAAATGTCCAGgtctaaaagagaaatataaacAGGTTCCTCCCAAGGGTTGTTGTTTGGTGACCCCCccagaaaaacacacaaatttggtttcaaaaaaattcccacTCACAtttaaacccccaaaaaataaggtTGAATGACCCGAtacaacttattttttctttcaagaggGGGGATGATGTTGTTCATCTAAAACTTGGCAAAAGTAGGTTGAATCCGGGTCAAAATAGGTCACGATTTTTTGTGCGGCTGGTCGGTTGCACACACAGTATACACGTCCGCCAGTGAAAGTGGTCCGTCCTTGACGCGTCTCGGATTGTAACACAGGTAGAAAAGGTGGGCACGCCAGAGAGCTCTCTCCGGCCGCAGACGACGAGCTTTTCTCTTATGGCCATTTAATTTCAaggactttcttcttcttcttctaccaaGTCTCGACATATCCGGCCTTAAATTATCTCATTCACGAAGAAAGTTGTGTGTTTCTCGAAAAAGTGACAGCTGGTATAACACATTGGACGGGATAATCCGTATCAATGGCTTAAAACCGATTTGAATTTAGAgggttagaaaaaaataataatccaagGCCATGGTTACTATAATATCAACAAAAGAGATGACCTCTGTGGACTGGAGCCGGAAATGTGTCCACACTTGAAACGCAGTTGCGTCTTGTAAtgtaaaagatgaaaaatcccTTCGGGccgggattttttaaaacaatttaagtctaatattaatattttaaaaagaatgacCAAGTTGGTTTTTACACAATATCCTGTTGGGGAAAACCCTCTGTTTTACGGAGCCTGGTacgaaattcattttaatagcAACGGGGAAGctctaaagaaagaaaaattcccccAAGTGATTATAGGTAAATGACCCTCTTTCGTGTGTATCACCTGTCACGATCAGAGTTATCCATGGGATCGACGCAGGAAGCGGCACGACGTAGCAGTCGTATTTCTTGACTGATCATCTTTTCGTGATTcctaaatgaataaaaagaaaacaaaaattttcatcagcaggtgtgtgtgttgttgctacgtaaaaatacagaaacgaaaaatgttcCAACTGATGCAAGAGTCTGAATCGATATGAAACATTTTGTGGCTTCCCCCCCATCATGGCGGAAGAAGGAAGCTGGCAACGTGACAAAAGAGGGTGATTGGACGAGACCAAGTTGAGCACGTGATGCACACGAGTATCGATCTTATTATTAGCTGCAAGAAAGTGAACATTTCTCAGCTGGGGGGTGAATAATTCGacgaaaaaattatgattataCAAAACACTGGAATGTATAGGGCctggagaagagaaaaaagaaaaaaatttaggcaATGATATCTAGCTGATGGCTGCGAGGCTTTAACACCCTCGTTTGCCCgtgaggaaggaaaaagagatgaaaatggATGGACATACAAGGTAatggaatgaatgaattttttcgtttttcaaagaCAACAACGTCGATCCACCACCTGGAATGCTCTTGGCGGAAGGTTGAAGTTGAAAACGGCCAGCAGGAATTATATTCAAAAGTCTaggaaaggagagagagatggaaccTTGACCTACTCTCACacttcgatttcttttctctctctctctctcacgtaTACATTTTGAATGTGAACACTCCTCCGAGTATAAAATCTAATCCAGACAACAACACACTAACATGGCGAAATTAGGTCAGATGATTACCTAGGTATAGCCAGTTCACAGGGTCTCTCAGCTGCTGATTTTTTCGGTCAGCCCAGACAGTCTGACGGCCACACTCGGTTGTTATTTGGCAAGTTTTACGTGGGCTTCTGCTGACGCCGGTCGTTTGCCTTagtggaaaacaaaagaaaaaatgccgttgctactcacacacacacatgtatcaGTTTGGGCTGCAGCTTTGGACTCACACACAGCTGATGGGGGGGAGGGCGAGAGATTCCGCCATTCTCCCGCTCTACATTTGCGCCGATGCCGATactagaatttttattttctttcttcttcttctaatatCGACCGCATCTTGAACGCCATCTAACGGTCATTTCATGTTTTAGTTTAGTTCTCTTTGTCGCCGCTAGATGACGAATGATTAAAGACGATACGTAATGGTCGTTTAATTTCGATGTCGTCACGCTTATTCCGGCCATCCGAAACGGGTCCATCGTCTAGTCCTAATAAGTTTTCACGGCGGTGACCACACATCACCTGCGGGCAGAGGTTGCCTTTTTGACCTCATTCGATGGAAAAAGACACGAAAACATATCTCAAATGAGGATATGTTTCAGATAAACGATGACCTGTAACCTATATTTAAAAAGCTCAGCATGCATGCCGTCGAGACTGCTTTTCTCCAGTTCAAACTGTTCCTGCCGAGTTCAGTTTAAAGGGCTTTCTTTATGGCGATGCCTTCAACAAGACTTTGGCACCGTTTTAATGTTGACTACTTTCAGACTTCtggtttgctgctgctggttgaaATTGACTGGGCCAACAGGTCACCAGTGAAAGTACCGTATTGTGTGCAAGATTTTCATTCACGAACAACATACCAAGACACGGCCATCAACCATCGGGTAAACTGGAAACACCAGCTTTCTTCTCACGAATCTCGCCATTTACATATTACTTTCACCTTATGCTGCTGACAACGTGAAACTCGATCTTCCTCCATGAcatttcttgttattattatgtgGAATGAATCGAAACCGACACAATCCaatgcttttgttttcttctttttctacttcatTTCACTCAcgacttgtttttttgatttccagATTGCCATTTTCCCCACCACAACGGCACAAATGCCCCGTTTTTGGATGTTTCGTGAAATGCTGCACTGTACATATATGAAGACATTGAAACAGCAGAGTTTTCCCATATAACGGTATACGTATGTATAATCGGTCGGCAGACAGCCAGGaagtttttcaaaagttcTCGTTCTTCATGTTTTATATGGACATTGTGCGTTTGTTTTTACCCAAACGTGATACATTAAATGATGCTGAACCGGTTGAAATGTGCCAACATTTTTGGCCAGTTAAATGGCCACGGGTGTGGTTATTCGCATATACATTTTTGGGGATCTCAAAATCTGCCGAGTCATTTTGCTGATGCTTTCTTATTGTAAAGATTATCACAAGGAAGTTTCGTGAACATTATCGCGTGATCATTTCTGGGCTCCaggctttttaaaattaattgctGCATATTAGCAATATGCTAGTATTCCGTTATGATGAACTATTTATAGCATTTACGCAACTACTCTTGcagtaataatattttccgTTCACTTGAACTTTTATGCAAATGTCCCGTACTACAGATCTGCCAGCAGttataaatcattttcatatAACATCGATCCATCATCGTGGCTTAGTAGGCTCTATATTTATGCCAATTATCTCGTTGCTTTTGACTTGCAACAGACCTTCGTAACGTTTTGGAtatttgttacctttttttttttgaaatattcttAACCTAATTAACTTTCTTTGTCCATGGAAATGTGGCTCTAAATGGCACATTCACGCcatgagaaaaggaaagttaTTGTTTCTGGTAACATGTTGTGTTGACAATGAAATAGATTGTCGTATTTCTCAACGTTGCACTGATGGGCGACATTATATGCAGTAAGCTTTTAATTGTCATGACAACTCAAAGATACACAAATAATAAGCGTAATTGCCATTAACTAATTGCAGATCAATTCTCTGAAGAATATCTGCTGTCCttcaacacacaaaacaaggTCAGAATTCTACGTATTAGCTTTTGCGCACTGCAATTTATATGTTGTACCAATTCATTGATTGCGTTGCACTCGTATAATAATGCCCTACTCACCTGTCTAGACAAATTATTCTAGGTATGACATCTTGATTGATTTAAGTGATTCATTTCCAACATTCACACCAGGATCGGCAAACGAGAAAAATGCCGTTGCATCGCAGTTGGATGCACAGTTTGTAAAACACCATGGGTCTAGAAcgtttaaacattttattctttttgattaACGCCACTGGCATGTTGCCCTACCGAATGATATTggataataagaaaaagaaacgattcgAACGCTTCGATATCGGATGGCGTCACCCGGTTACATGGTGGTTTGTAGTCGTTTTAATCATCCAACTCATTTATACACCTTACATTACCACCATGTCAGTTCTAAGAGAAATTTCCGGAAGTAAAAATGAGTCTGTCATCTACATAACAGCTACAGTTTTGTGGGTCATTTGTTACGGAATAGTCAAACTTATTCCTACTATCCTTCTCTTCCGCGTTGGGGGCTTTATAACGGCATTAACTGATCTGAAGAAAGTCGATCGAATTCTCGACAAGATTCCAAACAATCAATGTTCTAGTAGACAGCGCACAGTTATTGGATTTGCATGTGCAATCATTGTGGTGagtaaaatgtttaaaaaattatctcaTATATGTAACTGATTTTCTTAATCAAAGTAAACTCTATTATACAGATGGTGAGTGGGCAGATTTGCGCCAGTTATAGGACGTTCTCTCTGGCTGAGAAGACCGAAATATTACGTTTATTCTTCGATTTCTTCGCCGATTTTATAACATCACTTCAGTTTTTTACATGGCTTCTTTTGATCCATTTAACTTATTACAACATCGCTCATCGTATTGCCATTCTGGCACATTTCCTTGGTGATGACCAAGAGCCTATCCGAGGTGGAAAGAAGATTACTGTCGTTCCAGTAAAGGCTATTACTATCGGACCCGACACTGGGCAACTAAGCTTCCGTCTCCAGAAAGTCGACTACGTATTCGATCGATTGGCTAAGACGTGCAATCAACTCAAATGCGTTTTCTCATTCCCAGctcttttaattcttttgacaacatttttaagttgtaccatcaacatttttctgttgttgcaTTATTTCATTCAGCCGACTTCAGTACACAACAATATTTTACTCTATTTGGTCTTGTTAACCAATGAAATTGGTATGGCTTTGGTAGTTGTTGTATCTGCTGGTTTGCCCGCTCAGGaggtattttaaaattaatttcttttactaATTTTAAACTGcttatatttgttttatgaTTGAAAATAGGTTAAACGACTCCGGGGTAAATTTCTGCGACTTTCAACGAAGGAGATTGATTTAAATGACGAAGCACAGgtattaattaatattttgcaTTATTAAAAAGACATTCgacttatatttttttgtcctATTCAAGTGCGCTGCCATTGTAATGGCGTTGTCGGAAGAACGAGTTCAATTGTCAGCCGGAGGGTTAATGCCCATCGGGAAAGAATTGCTCCCCTCTGTAACTCCTAAACatacaaatcatttttaaaagctGCACATTAAAGCGatgatttattattacattataGCTAACGGCAACGGTCATCACTTATTTGGTCATCCTGCTGCAGAACGCAATCCACAAGAAAGCGATCCAAGACAAGGGAACAGCAGTATAAACAGATGAGCATCAAAATACCCTAAATGTTTAATGGTGTACCAAAGAAAGGTGTGTATTTCTCGCAATATACAAATCACGAAGGCAAATCAAAGAACAAACACAACTCAACAGGATACTTTCAGATAACgcacttacacacacacaccttgtCCCCTGTTCTTTGTcggatttttaaaacaaaaactctgTTTCCATTTGATGACATATACAATAAAGATGTATAACACAATTATGATGTCGACGTGGGGGGGCTTGGGTTttggttgtcaaaagtttgatcaaaaatcaaaattctgtACAGACacgatcacacacacacatacacacgatGCGTCTTGTTAACAAATAACGTGAACAACAGTGCACAttctattgatttttaaaaaatgaatcttcgaagaaatgaaaaaaaggggggaaattctCTTTGTCTATTTTCACCATCACTTCCATCCTTCGATAGTCAACAGCGTCACACCTATTTACAAAACACGGGAGAAAGTGCCAACATGCGAACGATGGCCGATATAACACATAACTCGACGACACTCAACATTTACCTTTCAGGCGGGtggtgatttttaaaaataaaacaatcaacCGATGTGTTTATCAACTAGCAAATTTCCGATTATTTTTATCGATTtcaaacagggaaaaaaaaaaacaaacaaaaatgtctgaTTGATTGGCTTTCACGAACTGTAAAGGTCTAACCGttttcgaaacaaaattttcttaatatAAAACACAATGTTCAAGCTTAGTCCAATTTCAAGCGCATCTAAATGGCGAAGGCCTGTAAGAgccaaacgagaaaaaagaaatgtaaatttaTATATCAGATATGAAATTTGGGGACATCAGGATGACTCTAAACTTTTCTTAGAGCCAACCCTGGAAGGGCTGCTGTCCGAGGCTGAGACCCGACGAAAAAGTGGGAGGGTATGCGGCGGGCGAACCCAACAAACCCGGTTGATGGAGCATCATTGACGGATGATGGGGATTCCTCAATAACAATTCTTCCTGTTGGCGATGCTGCTGCAGTAATTGCTGGTAGAGAGCTGACGATTGCGCGTGCTCGGCCAGCGGATGGTGCGGGTGAGGAGGAGGCGGTTGGAAATCGCCAAAGGCAGGCGCCATATTCAATCCGGCTGCCCCTGGCCCAAAGTGATGATTTCCGGATGCTGCGGCATATTGGTGATGGGCAGATAAGGAGGACCCTTGATGTGCCGGTGGTGGAAGAGAAGATGGGGCCGATGACGGGGCCTGCGAAGCCCCTCGATGCCTCTCGTAAAGTGAAGCTGAAAGGGCGTCATTTGCCGCAACGTTAGTACCAGCTGCGCCAGCCACCGTCGACGGGGCTAGTCCTTGAACGTTGTAATTAAACGCGCTGCCGGGAGCGGGGGCCGGAGCGGTTTCGAccgccgccgcagccgccgccgatCGAGATTTTTCTCTCGATTGAGAATTCCGCGACTGCGGTACACTTGCAttgggttgttgctgctgctgctgcggtcgACTTGGCGCTGGAGCCGAGGGTAGACTATTTTCCAGCGACAAATTCGGAGCCCACGGAGGAGTTGGACGCGACAAGGGATTCCGGCCAAACATACTCGGATTGCCAGCCAATGGATCCAGCCCGCTAAACAGTAAACTGCCACCCAtgtgatgatggtggtggtgtggaTCATAGCCCAAACTGGATGGAAACGGATTACTTCCAGATGCGGCTCGCCCGTAGTTAGTGTTGGAGGTAGTCACAGCCGGAGTATTGGCTGGAACCTGTTCCGGCCGGGTATTCCACATGAAATTGTGATTACCTGGCTCAAAATTGTTCAGCCCTGCTGCGTGATGAAACACTTGACTTGGTCGAGTTTGTGGCTGCTGAGGGGCTTGTTGATGCGaagcttgttgttgttgttgttgctgctgctgctgttgttgttgctgctgctgttgttgatgttgttgctgagaCTGAGGTTGTGGCGGGtgatgctgttgttgcggCTGCTGAGTAGGCTGCGGTTGGCTTCGGTATGCCGGATTAGCCTGGGCGTAAAATACACCCGACTGGTTTGAGtaagcagcggcagcagcagcggcagcggcggctgcATTGTTGTAGGTCATCATGTGAGACGGAGGGTCCTGCAAGTTGCCACCGGAAGATCGGCTGGATGAAACAGAAGTGGCCGCACTTTGCGTCATTTGTGATCCAGCGAAAGCAGGACTGGACGAAACTAAACTGCCCGTCCGTTCAGTTGATGACGCAGCTGATACAGATTGGGATGGATAAGAATATCCCATATTGGTCGTCATGGGATTTGGGaatgactgttgttgttgctgttgttgctgctgctgctggacatgACTTCGTTTTGACTGGtgttgatgatgttgatgctgctgctgttgttgttgctgttgttgctgctgctgctgttggtggtggtgctgggtCTGGCTAACCTGTGGTTGCGTAACCTCAGAATTGGGCGGATGTGGAGCTACTGTACCAGCTGGAATGCGAGCCACAATCTGCGACAAACTTGCCAGATTGCCCGGTAAAGGATTGACCACATTTGGACCATAATGTGAATACTGGTTGTATTGACCGAGATTAGGTTgtgtttcttgttgttgttgctgctgctgttggtgctGTACTTGTTGCGGTGGTGGCtgaggttgttgttgctgcggTGGTGCGTGATGGACCGGATGCCCTGAACGTACACTCGAATAATCAGCAGGGCTAAAATTACTAAAATTGGCCTGTGGTTGGTTCATCATGCGAGGGTCGTGCACCTGGGGGCCAGGCTGACGATTGGCGTGAATCGGTGTAGGAGTAACAATTGGGCTGGGCGACACGTGTGACAGAGCGGGAGTAGATCTCTTCTTCAATGGATACGATTCCGTTTGTTTTTCCGGTTCAACAAC
This region of Daphnia pulex isolate KAP4 chromosome 9, ASM2113471v1 genomic DNA includes:
- the LOC124201991 gene encoding uncharacterized protein DDB_G0271670-like isoform X1 — translated: MAESLALPPISCVQTTGVSRSPRKTCQITTECGRQTVWADRKNQQLRDPVNWLYLANNKIDTRVHHVLNLVSSNHPLLSRCQLPSSAMMGGKPQNVSYRFRLLHQLEHFSFLNHEKMISQEIRLLRRAASCVDPMDNSDRDRNSTLRKTMSFDNTSSEFSQQSVVFAMEKFSRAVANMDETVMVPCKLMDVPVGSDPELDTRVPRRSRAMIRDMQSADLHSLYTMLNSLKNELIWGNRTCTDNSSANNQNSSSSNNNSQRSSSMVRRPSVNSMTSMASSSSTTSSSSSSSSSSSSSSSSSSSSGTGASYSDSDSESGLMDHESSTEDSGVEREPDGEECVERMADQFRRHLLGLHQCLEHMADAANYLTHRYHVEIGSAD
- the LOC124201991 gene encoding uncharacterized protein DDB_G0271670-like isoform X2, which encodes MISQEIRLLRRAASCVDPMDNSDRDRNSTLRKTMSFDNTSSEFSQQSVVFAMEKFSRAVANMDETVMVPCKLMDVPVGSDPELDTRVPRRSRAMIRDMQSADLHSLYTMLNSLKNELIWGNRTCTDNSSANNQNSSSSNNNSQRSSSMVRRPSVNSMTSMASSSSTTSSSSSSSSSSSSSSSSSSSSGTGASYSDSDSESGLMDHESSTEDSGVEREPDGEECVERMADQFRRHLLGLHQCLEHMADAANYLTHRYHVEIGSAD
- the LOC124201991 gene encoding uncharacterized protein DDB_G0271670-like isoform X3; amino-acid sequence: MSRHSYHRDSPLTNSTLRKTMSFDNTSSEFSQQSVVFAMEKFSRAVANMDETVMVPCKLMDVPVGSDPELDTRVPRRSRAMIRDMQSADLHSLYTMLNSLKNELIWGNRTCTDNSSANNQNSSSSNNNSQRSSSMVRRPSVNSMTSMASSSSTTSSSSSSSSSSSSSSSSSSSSGTGASYSDSDSESGLMDHESSTEDSGVEREPDGEECVERMADQFRRHLLGLHQCLEHMADAANYLTHRYHVEIGSAD
- the LOC124201991 gene encoding uncharacterized protein DDB_G0271670-like isoform X4, with the protein product MNDFRNSTLRKTMSFDNTSSEFSQQSVVFAMEKFSRAVANMDETVMVPCKLMDVPVGSDPELDTRVPRRSRAMIRDMQSADLHSLYTMLNSLKNELIWGNRTCTDNSSANNQNSSSSNNNSQRSSSMVRRPSVNSMTSMASSSSTTSSSSSSSSSSSSSSSSSSSSGTGASYSDSDSESGLMDHESSTEDSGVEREPDGEECVERMADQFRRHLLGLHQCLEHMADAANYLTHRYHVEIGSAD
- the LOC124201987 gene encoding uncharacterized protein LOC124201987, which translates into the protein MGLERLNILFFLINATGMLPYRMILDNKKKKRFERFDIGWRHPVTWWFVVVLIIQLIYTPYITTMSVLREISGSKNESVIYITATVLWVICYGIVKLIPTILLFRVGGFITALTDLKKVDRILDKIPNNQCSSRQRTVIGFACAIIVMVSGQICASYRTFSLAEKTEILRLFFDFFADFITSLQFFTWLLLIHLTYYNIAHRIAILAHFLGDDQEPIRGGKKITVVPVKAITIGPDTGQLSFRLQKVDYVFDRLAKTCNQLKCVFSFPALLILLTTFLSCTINIFLLLHYFIQPTSVHNNILLYLVLLTNEIGMALVVVVSAGLPAQEVKRLRGKFLRLSTKEIDLNDEAQCAAIVMALSEERVQLSAGGLMPIGKELLPSLTATVITYLVILLQNAIHKKAIQDKGTAV